One window of the Janthinobacterium sp. PAMC25594 genome contains the following:
- a CDS encoding ABC transporter permease translates to MDNLALTIAPLIAASINAGTPLMLAALGLLVNEKAGVVNLGAEGMMLVSAITGFAVAVNTGSPTLGFLAGAGASMLLSGFFAWLTVWLGTNQYATGLALSLFGAGASTYIGLKYVGNSLQNGRFGIPLLEDIPVLGPALFRQHPMVYLSLLLCVAIAWFLYRTRAGLVLRAVGESPASAHALGYPVRRIRLAAVLFGGACCGLAGAFLSLVYTPLWVEGMVAGRGWIALALTTFATWRPARVVGGAYLFGGITILTFHAQALGVPIASQLLSMLPYLAAIVVLVLISSNANYIKLNMPASLGKNFNPGN, encoded by the coding sequence ATGGATAACCTGGCCCTGACGATAGCGCCCTTGATCGCCGCCAGCATCAACGCGGGCACGCCGCTGATGCTGGCCGCCCTCGGTTTATTGGTGAATGAAAAGGCGGGCGTGGTGAACCTGGGCGCGGAAGGCATGATGCTGGTGTCGGCCATCACGGGCTTTGCCGTGGCCGTCAACACGGGCAGCCCCACGCTGGGCTTCCTGGCGGGGGCGGGCGCCAGCATGCTGCTGTCCGGCTTCTTTGCCTGGCTGACCGTGTGGCTGGGCACGAACCAGTATGCGACGGGCCTGGCCTTGTCGCTGTTCGGCGCGGGTGCGTCCACGTACATCGGCCTGAAGTACGTGGGCAACAGCTTGCAGAACGGCCGCTTCGGCATCCCTTTATTGGAAGACATTCCCGTGCTGGGGCCGGCCCTGTTCCGCCAGCATCCGATGGTGTATCTGTCGCTCTTGCTGTGCGTGGCCATCGCCTGGTTCCTGTACCGCACGCGGGCGGGACTCGTGCTGCGCGCCGTGGGCGAGTCGCCAGCGTCCGCGCATGCGCTCGGTTACCCCGTGCGGCGCATCCGCCTGGCGGCCGTGCTGTTCGGTGGCGCCTGCTGCGGCCTGGCCGGTGCCTTTTTGTCGCTCGTGTACACGCCGCTGTGGGTCGAGGGCATGGTGGCGGGGCGCGGATGGATCGCGCTGGCGCTGACCACGTTTGCCACCTGGCGCCCCGCGCGCGTGGTGGGCGGCGCCTATCTGTTTGGCGGCATCACGATTCTGACCTTCCACGCGCAGGCGCTGGGCGTGCCCATCGCCTCGCAGCTGCTGTCGATGCTGCCGTATCTGGCGGCCATCGTCGTGCTCGTGCTCATTTCCAGCAATGCCAATTACATCAAGCTCAACATGCCCGCTTCGCTGGGGAAAAATTTCAATCCCGGAAATTAA
- a CDS encoding ABC transporter permease gives MAKFALRLEARPTPSRLMSWLSPVLAVLLTVLCGALLFVALGHDPLAGLAVFFVEPLRDAHGWSELGIKVAPLLLIAVGLAICFRANIYNIGAEGQLTLGAICGGAAALYLDDGVGGAAVIGISLLAGMAGGMAWAGLVAWLRDRYNASEILVSLMLVYIAQLLLSYLVYGVLRDPEGFNFPQSKLLSDGLLLPMVISDTRLHVGIIFALLAALGGWLYLSRSIAGFRLRVGGMAPAAARYAGFSSRKTLWSSLLICGALSGLAGACEVLGPMGQLTPTVSPGYGFAAIIVAFVGRLHPVGVIFSSFVMALFYIGGELAQSRLGLPSAITGVFQGILLFALLACDVLIQYKLRWRKHG, from the coding sequence ATGGCTAAGTTTGCCTTGCGCCTGGAAGCCCGGCCAACCCCGTCGCGGCTGATGTCGTGGCTGTCGCCCGTGCTGGCAGTCTTGCTCACCGTGCTGTGCGGCGCGCTGCTATTTGTTGCACTGGGACACGATCCGCTGGCCGGACTGGCCGTCTTCTTCGTCGAACCCTTGCGCGACGCGCACGGCTGGTCCGAGCTGGGCATCAAGGTGGCGCCCCTGCTGTTGATCGCCGTCGGCCTGGCCATCTGCTTTCGCGCCAACATCTATAACATCGGCGCCGAAGGGCAGCTGACCCTGGGCGCCATCTGCGGCGGCGCGGCGGCCCTGTACCTCGATGATGGCGTCGGCGGCGCGGCCGTCATCGGCATTTCCCTGCTGGCCGGCATGGCGGGCGGCATGGCGTGGGCGGGCCTGGTGGCGTGGCTGCGCGACCGCTACAACGCCAGCGAAATCCTCGTCTCGCTGATGCTGGTCTACATCGCGCAATTGCTGCTCAGCTATCTCGTGTATGGCGTGCTGCGCGACCCGGAAGGCTTCAACTTCCCTCAGTCGAAACTGCTGTCCGACGGTTTGCTGTTGCCGATGGTGATCAGCGACACGCGCTTGCACGTGGGCATCATCTTCGCCCTGCTGGCCGCGCTGGGCGGCTGGCTGTATTTATCCAGGAGCATTGCCGGCTTCCGCTTGCGCGTGGGCGGCATGGCGCCGGCCGCCGCGCGGTATGCGGGCTTTTCTTCGCGCAAGACTTTATGGTCGTCGCTGCTGATCTGCGGCGCCCTGTCCGGCCTGGCGGGCGCCTGTGAAGTGCTGGGACCGATGGGGCAGCTCACGCCCACGGTCTCGCCCGGCTACGGCTTTGCCGCCATCATCGTCGCCTTCGTGGGGCGGCTGCATCCCGTCGGCGTGATTTTTTCCAGCTTCGTCATGGCCCTGTTCTATATCGGCGGCGAACTGGCGCAATCGCGCCTGGGTCTGCCCAGCGCGATCACGGGGGTGTTCCAGGGCATCTTGCTGTTCGCCTTGCTCGCTTGCGACGTGCTGATCCAATACAAATTGCGCTGGAGAAAACATGGATAA
- a CDS encoding ABC transporter ATP-binding protein, with the protein MTARLELHDISKRYPSVVANDGIHLTVAPGQIHAVLGENGAGKSTLMKIIYGAVQPDGGRILWNGREVEIANPSAARALGIAMVFQHFSLFDTLTVTENIALGLPAGTNMAELAQRIEATARQYGLDLEPQRHVHTLSVGECQRVEIVRALLAKPQLLILDEPTSVLTPGAVEKLFMTLRQLAAEGCSILYISHKLDEIRALCHTCTVVRAGKNAGVCDPTEESAASLSRMMIGAEPPAVTRVARTPGAIMLSVRQLDLPKSHPFATQLIDINFDVRAGEIVGIAGVSGNGQQELLAALSGEDMRAAPASIVLNGTPAGRLPPGRRRALGFGFVPEERLGRGAVPDMGLADNVLLSLQTPATIRHGFVRHHVIAQRAAAIIARFQVKAGGPQALARSLSGGNLQKYIVGREVMREPTVLVVAQPTWGVDVGAAAQIRAELLALRDAGCALLIVSEELDELFEISDRLLVMAKGKISPSLEVGEASVAQVGQWMSGLWPQEVAHG; encoded by the coding sequence ATGACGGCACGTCTGGAATTACACGACATCAGCAAGCGCTATCCGTCCGTGGTGGCCAATGACGGCATCCACCTCACCGTGGCGCCCGGACAAATTCACGCCGTGCTCGGAGAAAACGGTGCCGGCAAATCGACCTTGATGAAAATCATCTACGGCGCCGTGCAGCCCGATGGCGGCCGGATCCTGTGGAATGGCCGCGAGGTCGAGATCGCCAACCCGTCGGCCGCGCGCGCGCTGGGCATCGCCATGGTGTTCCAGCACTTTTCCCTGTTCGACACGCTCACCGTGACGGAAAACATCGCCCTCGGTTTGCCCGCCGGCACCAACATGGCGGAACTGGCGCAGCGCATCGAGGCGACGGCGCGCCAGTACGGCCTGGACCTGGAGCCGCAGCGTCACGTGCACACCTTGTCGGTGGGCGAATGCCAGCGCGTGGAAATCGTGCGCGCCCTGCTGGCCAAGCCGCAACTGTTGATCCTCGATGAACCGACGTCCGTGCTGACGCCGGGTGCCGTGGAGAAACTGTTTATGACCTTGCGCCAGCTGGCGGCCGAAGGCTGCAGCATCCTGTACATCAGCCACAAGCTCGACGAAATCCGCGCCCTGTGCCACACGTGCACGGTGGTGCGCGCCGGCAAGAACGCGGGCGTGTGCGACCCCACCGAGGAATCGGCGGCCAGCCTGTCGCGCATGATGATCGGCGCCGAACCGCCCGCCGTCACGCGCGTGGCGCGCACGCCCGGTGCCATCATGCTGAGCGTGCGGCAGCTGGATTTGCCGAAGAGCCACCCGTTTGCCACGCAATTGATCGATATCAATTTCGACGTGCGGGCGGGCGAGATCGTCGGCATCGCGGGCGTGTCCGGCAATGGCCAGCAGGAATTGCTGGCCGCGCTGTCGGGCGAGGACATGCGCGCGGCCCCCGCCAGCATCGTGCTGAACGGCACGCCGGCGGGACGCTTGCCGCCGGGACGCCGGCGCGCGCTGGGCTTCGGCTTCGTGCCGGAGGAGCGGCTGGGACGCGGCGCCGTGCCCGACATGGGGCTGGCCGACAACGTGCTGTTGAGCTTGCAGACCCCCGCCACCATCCGCCACGGCTTCGTGCGTCATCACGTCATCGCGCAGCGGGCGGCCGCCATCATCGCCCGCTTCCAGGTGAAGGCGGGCGGGCCGCAGGCGCTGGCGCGCAGCTTGTCTGGAGGCAATTTGCAGAAATACATAGTCGGACGCGAAGTCATGCGCGAACCCACCGTGCTGGTGGTGGCGCAGCCGACCTGGGGCGTGGACGTGGGTGCGGCCGCGCAAATCCGCGCCGAATTGCTGGCGCTGCGTGACGCCGGTTGCGCGCTGCTGATCGTCTCGGAAGAACTCGATGAATTGTTCGAAATCAGCGACCGTTTGCTGGTGATGGCGAAAGGAAAAATTTCACCATCGCTCGAGGTGGGCGAGGCCAGCGTGGCGCAGGTGGGGCAATGGATGAGCGGGCTGTGGCCGCAGGAGGTCGCCCATGGCTAA
- a CDS encoding outer envelope protein, with translation MGATAQAAEWSDTSLSWRAGNDYREPFNPDDIKKNIFAITHASGYKYGSNFVNLDFLISDSKDPGALGKTSGAQEAYLVYRNTIDIGKVRGSDIKFGPVRGVGVTLGFDVNTKNDVGYNSRKRMLVAGPTLMWDVPGFFNTSLLLLRESNAPSGAFPPISQVTGRYTYKTHAMLTGAWGIPLSPLFSFEGFFNLIDSKGNDEVGRKTAVETNIDMQVMYDVGAALGSAKNTFRVGIEYQYWKNKFGNSPATTGNVGQTAKTPMIRAEYHF, from the coding sequence CTGGGAGCGACCGCCCAGGCTGCCGAATGGAGCGATACCTCGCTCAGCTGGCGCGCCGGCAATGACTACCGCGAGCCGTTCAATCCCGATGACATCAAGAAAAATATCTTTGCCATCACGCATGCCAGCGGCTACAAATACGGCAGCAACTTCGTCAACCTGGACTTCCTGATCTCCGACAGCAAGGACCCCGGTGCGCTGGGCAAGACGTCCGGCGCGCAAGAGGCGTATCTGGTGTACCGCAACACCATCGACATCGGCAAGGTGCGCGGCAGCGACATCAAGTTCGGCCCCGTGCGCGGCGTCGGCGTCACCCTGGGTTTCGACGTCAACACGAAAAATGACGTCGGCTACAACTCGCGCAAGCGCATGCTGGTGGCCGGCCCCACGCTGATGTGGGACGTGCCCGGCTTCTTCAACACCAGCCTGCTGTTGCTGCGTGAAAGCAACGCCCCCAGCGGCGCCTTCCCGCCCATCTCGCAAGTGACGGGCCGCTACACGTATAAAACGCACGCCATGCTGACGGGCGCCTGGGGCATTCCGCTGTCGCCGCTGTTCTCGTTCGAAGGTTTCTTTAACCTCATCGACTCGAAAGGCAACGATGAAGTGGGGCGCAAGACGGCGGTGGAAACGAATATCGACATGCAAGTGATGTACGACGTGGGCGCGGCCCTGGGCAGCGCGAAGAACACCTTCCGCGTGGGCATCGAGTACCAGTACTGGAAAAACAAGTTCGGCAACTCGCCCGCCACCACGGGCAACGTGGGCCAGACGGCGAAGACGCCGATGATACGCGCGGAGTACCATTTCTAA
- the tssF gene encoding type VI secretion system baseplate subunit TssF has translation MEQLLPYYERELGLFRQYTREFSSRYPKAAGRLLIAGDTCEDPHVERLIQSVALLTARVAKRLDDAYPQFTHALLDTLYPHYLRPFPSCSIVRIAADEAHGGSQLAQLAHVPRGTVLRSQPVQGVACKFTSAYDVTLAPLAISRLHFSAIIDAPPGLRLPDGASALLSIQFTSSSDNYHLDQPGFASLRLFADGEPSVRAALLDALFLRGAGAYVALDEHSPWLAVDGIPLAPAGYAQDDALIPISARSHPALRLLTEYFAFPEKFHFIDIAWSLLAALLPKQCRQFTLHLPLKGVRSDSHEARLLSGVSPDNLLLGCTPVVNLFAKSGVPIRLTHTEPDYALLADATHAFAYDIHSIEAVTVVRKDQAGERLSTFLPLYASLQGAQAEQGQYWLARRDETVAAISPGHEMRLSLIDPQFSPENAACATVSTQLLCSNRDLPTQLHYGLPGGDLLAEDVPDGIPARFLRKPTPSMRFLADTHWRLIAHLSLNYSGLTQAGLGEFQKMLSLYDLPRSPTTQRLIQGIVTLEHGSTRAWMPTVPFPTLMPGIAIRLGIDEQAFVGSSITIFAQVLQRYFALNSQLNCFSQLTLRSQRSGEELIRCPERSADATPA, from the coding sequence GTGGAACAACTATTGCCATATTACGAGCGCGAGCTGGGCCTGTTCCGCCAGTACACGCGCGAGTTTTCCAGCCGCTATCCGAAAGCGGCCGGGCGCCTGCTGATCGCCGGCGACACCTGCGAAGATCCGCATGTCGAACGTCTGATCCAGTCCGTCGCCCTGCTCACGGCCAGGGTCGCCAAACGCCTCGACGACGCCTATCCGCAATTTACCCATGCCCTGCTCGACACCCTGTACCCGCACTATCTGCGGCCGTTTCCTTCGTGCTCCATCGTGCGCATCGCCGCCGACGAAGCGCACGGTGGCAGCCAGCTGGCCCAGCTTGCGCATGTTCCGCGCGGCACCGTGCTGCGCTCGCAGCCGGTGCAAGGCGTGGCCTGCAAATTCACCAGCGCGTATGACGTGACCCTGGCGCCGCTGGCCATTTCGCGCCTGCACTTTTCAGCGATCATCGACGCGCCGCCCGGCCTGCGCCTGCCCGACGGCGCCAGCGCCTTGCTCAGCATTCAATTCACCAGCAGCAGCGACAACTATCATCTCGATCAGCCGGGTTTTGCCAGCCTGCGCCTGTTTGCCGATGGCGAACCATCCGTGCGCGCGGCCCTGCTCGACGCCCTGTTCCTGCGCGGCGCGGGCGCGTACGTGGCGCTGGACGAACACAGCCCGTGGCTGGCCGTCGACGGCATTCCGCTGGCGCCGGCCGGCTATGCCCAAGACGATGCGCTGATCCCCATTTCCGCCCGTTCGCACCCGGCCCTGCGCCTGCTGACCGAGTATTTCGCCTTTCCGGAAAAATTCCATTTCATCGATATCGCCTGGTCCCTGCTGGCGGCCTTGCTGCCGAAGCAATGCCGCCAGTTCACCTTACACTTGCCGCTCAAGGGCGTGCGCAGCGACAGCCACGAGGCGCGCCTTCTCTCCGGCGTCAGCCCCGATAATCTTTTGCTCGGCTGCACGCCCGTCGTCAACCTGTTTGCCAAGTCCGGCGTGCCGATCCGCCTCACGCATACCGAGCCCGACTACGCCCTGCTGGCCGATGCCACGCATGCGTTTGCCTACGACATCCACAGCATCGAGGCCGTCACCGTGGTGCGCAAGGACCAGGCCGGCGAGCGCCTGAGCACCTTTTTGCCGCTGTATGCCTCGCTGCAAGGTGCCCAGGCAGAGCAAGGACAGTACTGGCTGGCGCGCCGCGACGAAACCGTGGCGGCCATCAGCCCCGGCCATGAAATGCGCCTGAGCCTGATCGACCCGCAGTTTTCACCGGAAAACGCCGCCTGCGCCACCGTCTCGACGCAGCTGCTGTGCAGCAACCGCGACTTGCCCACGCAATTGCATTACGGCTTGCCCGGCGGCGACCTGCTGGCCGAAGATGTGCCCGACGGCATCCCCGCGCGCTTCCTGCGCAAGCCCACGCCCAGCATGCGCTTCCTGGCGGACACGCACTGGCGCCTGATTGCCCACCTGTCGCTCAATTACTCGGGCCTGACGCAAGCGGGCCTGGGCGAATTCCAGAAAATGCTGAGCCTGTACGACCTGCCCCGTTCGCCCACCACGCAGCGCCTGATCCAGGGCATCGTCACGCTGGAACACGGCAGCACGCGCGCCTGGATGCCGACCGTGCCGTTTCCCACCCTGATGCCCGGCATCGCCATCCGCCTGGGCATCGACGAACAAGCCTTCGTCGGCAGCAGCATCACTATTTTTGCCCAGGTGCTGCAGCGCTATTTCGCCCTGAACAGCCAGCTCAACTGCTTTAGCCAACTGACGCTGCGGTCCCAGCGCAGCGGCGAGGAACTCATCCGATGCCCGGAACGCAGCGCCGACGCCACGCCAGCGTGA
- the tssG gene encoding type VI secretion system baseplate subunit TssG, which yields MPGTQRRRHASVIQQLLDAPQRFECFQALRLLLAWLAEHGIDEHTALAKIMRFDNSVSLRFPASQVEALTTGGMADADALLQALLSGHLPHIHLTPAFMGLLGCQGSLPSHYSERIAAHQHSERDTSARAFLDLFSSRAVTLFYQAWQKYRIEQAGHSGAFLSRLLDLAACQPGQDQGLDQYQAAIGLYSGLLQQRNISSIVMARILGDHFGVPCHIDEATGAMDALAPREQTALGMANAVLGQRATVGKRCRRPDLAVRLRLGPLTAEQHASFLPRAPGSEALRHMLMLFGQPLVRYQIVLVLRASEVRGLALTATGQAGLGCNSFLGAAASPRHRDDMHYEMQLMPSLKD from the coding sequence ATGCCCGGAACGCAGCGCCGACGCCACGCCAGCGTGATCCAGCAATTGCTCGACGCGCCACAGCGCTTCGAGTGCTTTCAGGCGCTGCGCCTGCTGCTGGCATGGCTGGCCGAACACGGCATCGATGAGCACACGGCGCTGGCAAAGATCATGCGCTTCGACAACAGCGTCTCGCTGCGCTTTCCCGCCAGCCAGGTCGAGGCGCTCACAACAGGCGGCATGGCTGATGCCGATGCCTTGCTGCAAGCGCTGCTGTCGGGTCATTTACCACATATCCACCTCACGCCCGCCTTCATGGGCCTGCTGGGCTGCCAGGGCAGCTTGCCCAGCCACTATTCGGAGCGCATCGCCGCGCACCAGCATAGCGAGCGCGACACCAGCGCGCGCGCTTTTCTCGACCTGTTTTCCAGCCGCGCCGTGACCCTGTTTTACCAGGCCTGGCAAAAATACCGCATCGAGCAGGCCGGCCACAGCGGCGCCTTCCTGTCGCGCCTGCTGGACCTGGCCGCGTGCCAGCCGGGCCAGGACCAGGGTCTGGACCAGTACCAGGCGGCGATCGGCCTGTACAGCGGATTGCTCCAGCAGCGCAACATCTCGTCCATCGTCATGGCGCGCATCCTCGGCGACCACTTCGGCGTGCCCTGCCACATCGACGAAGCGACGGGCGCCATGGATGCGCTGGCGCCGCGCGAACAAACGGCGCTGGGCATGGCCAATGCCGTGCTGGGCCAGCGCGCCACCGTCGGCAAACGCTGCCGCCGCCCCGACCTGGCCGTACGCCTGCGCCTCGGCCCCCTCACGGCAGAGCAGCACGCCAGCTTTTTGCCGCGCGCCCCTGGCAGCGAGGCGCTGCGGCACATGCTGATGCTGTTCGGCCAGCCGCTCGTGCGCTACCAGATCGTGCTGGTGCTGCGCGCCAGCGAGGTACGGGGATTGGCATTGACGGCCACCGGGCAAGCTGGCCTCGGCTGCAACAGTTTCCTCGGCGCTGCGGCATCACCGCGCCACCGCGACGACATGCATTACGAAATGCAATTGATGCCCTCACTCAAAGATTGA
- a CDS encoding type VI secretion system Vgr family protein produces MSLFPDTTAAWMALTGDMQGQRLLRLHFPHGDGPAGIQFLANSLAASESLSRDFSYVVEVLSDDAAIALDKVMGKMVTIELVREDGTLRYFNGYVFEFHFLRTDGGFAFYQMVLEPWLAHLHLRQNNVAFHGLTVAALTDKVFDAYLMRDYKLAASGLDPAITYTCQHNESDHNLLHRHWEQLGWHYRYEHRLDGHTLWLDDDSTTGKPIDGESNAMPFQHQAGSLEDDGVHQWSTVRRMAPAQMTVASFNFKNPRSARASRDSLNRQGAVPSLEVYENTGSYGFKNIDDGESLAQRRMEELDAQGQLFEAQGNDRTAQPGRWFTLDGHFDSAASEYLILSVHHYASNNYQQGHGATSHYSNTFTCIARAIPWRPGRNFHSREPKIYGVQTATVVGPPGEEIHTDGYGRVKVQFHWDRLGTFDDRSSPWIRVISNWAGPNFGHISLPRVGMEVAVQFLDGNVAMPLIIGCVYNARNMPPWELPANKTQSGMLSRSSKKGSAAHANALRFEDRKDAEELWLHAEKDQRIEVEHDESHWVGNDRRKTIDRDETVHVKRDRTETVDHDEDITVHNNRRERVDHDEHIDIGDNRREHVGGNEQVQIDGHRSERVTLAKDETIGLAKVLTIGAAYQTTVIGAMNTTVVLAQAEQIGLAKSVIVGADSTLTATDSHTMTVGTSSITITPGRIELVADEIIIRGRSKVQIHGDDIDNNPD; encoded by the coding sequence ATGAGCCTGTTCCCCGATACGACGGCGGCATGGATGGCATTAACGGGCGACATGCAGGGCCAGCGCCTGCTGCGCCTGCACTTTCCGCATGGCGACGGCCCTGCCGGCATCCAGTTCCTGGCCAACAGCCTGGCCGCCAGCGAAAGCCTGTCGCGCGACTTTTCCTACGTGGTGGAAGTGCTGTCCGACGACGCCGCCATCGCGCTCGACAAGGTGATGGGCAAGATGGTGACCATCGAACTGGTGCGAGAAGACGGTACCTTGCGCTACTTCAACGGCTATGTATTCGAGTTCCACTTCCTGCGCACGGACGGCGGCTTCGCCTTTTATCAAATGGTGCTGGAGCCATGGCTGGCGCATCTGCACTTGCGGCAAAACAATGTCGCCTTCCACGGCTTGACGGTGGCGGCGCTGACGGACAAGGTCTTCGATGCCTACCTGATGCGCGACTACAAGCTGGCCGCCAGCGGCCTGGACCCCGCCATCACCTACACGTGCCAGCACAACGAGAGCGACCATAACCTGTTGCACCGCCACTGGGAGCAACTGGGCTGGCACTACCGCTACGAACACCGCCTTGACGGCCACACCTTGTGGCTGGACGACGACAGCACCACCGGCAAGCCCATCGATGGAGAATCGAACGCCATGCCCTTCCAGCACCAGGCCGGTTCCCTGGAGGACGATGGCGTGCATCAATGGAGCACGGTGCGGCGCATGGCCCCGGCCCAGATGACAGTCGCCAGCTTCAACTTCAAGAATCCGCGCAGCGCCCGCGCCAGCCGCGACTCGCTGAACCGGCAAGGCGCCGTGCCGTCGCTGGAAGTATATGAAAACACGGGCAGCTACGGTTTTAAAAACATCGACGATGGCGAATCCCTGGCCCAGCGCCGCATGGAAGAGCTTGATGCCCAGGGCCAGCTGTTCGAGGCGCAGGGCAATGACCGCACGGCGCAGCCGGGACGCTGGTTCACGCTGGACGGACATTTCGACAGCGCAGCCAGCGAATACCTGATCCTGTCCGTGCACCACTACGCCAGCAACAACTATCAGCAAGGGCACGGCGCCACCTCGCACTACAGCAACACATTTACGTGCATCGCCCGCGCCATCCCCTGGCGCCCCGGCCGCAATTTTCATAGCCGCGAACCGAAGATCTACGGCGTGCAGACGGCCACCGTGGTCGGGCCGCCCGGCGAGGAAATCCATACGGACGGTTACGGAAGAGTCAAAGTGCAATTCCACTGGGACCGACTCGGTACCTTCGACGACAGGAGTTCGCCGTGGATAAGAGTGATATCGAACTGGGCCGGCCCGAATTTCGGCCACATCAGCCTGCCCCGGGTGGGCATGGAAGTGGCCGTGCAATTTCTCGACGGTAACGTCGCCATGCCCCTCATCATCGGCTGCGTCTACAACGCGCGCAATATGCCGCCATGGGAGCTACCGGCCAACAAGACGCAAAGCGGCATGCTGAGCCGTTCCTCAAAAAAAGGTTCCGCCGCGCACGCCAACGCCTTGCGTTTCGAGGACCGCAAGGATGCCGAGGAGTTGTGGCTGCATGCGGAAAAGGACCAGCGCATCGAAGTCGAGCATGACGAGTCGCACTGGGTCGGCAACGACCGGCGCAAAACCATCGACCGCGATGAAACCGTGCACGTCAAGCGCGACCGCACGGAAACGGTGGACCACGATGAAGACATCACCGTGCACAACAACCGCCGTGAGCGCGTCGACCACGACGAACACATCGACATCGGCGACAACCGCCGCGAACACGTGGGCGGCAACGAGCAGGTGCAGATCGACGGCCACCGTTCGGAACGGGTGACCCTGGCCAAGGACGAAACGATCGGCCTGGCCAAGGTGCTGACCATCGGCGCCGCCTACCAGACCACCGTCATCGGCGCCATGAACACCACCGTGGTGCTGGCGCAGGCCGAGCAGATCGGCCTGGCGAAAAGCGTCATCGTCGGCGCCGACAGCACGCTCACGGCCACCGATTCGCACACGATGACGGTCGGCACGTCCAGCATCACCATCACGCCGGGGCGCATTGAACTGGTTGCCGATGAAATCATCATTCGCGGCAGATCGAAGGTGCAGATCCACGGCGACGACATCGACAACAACCCGGACTGA
- a CDS encoding DUF2169 domain-containing protein, whose protein sequence is MNDAGTAHFNIPNLLFDNRTPHAASQFDMVDQFGEAFHVVVARMGYTLGPCGADGLASLLPMARQSPLATEDRHLDGDTQAGTVQESDFAPYKPRCDVIVNGVAHAPRGQAMPQFLVNLKVRSEKKTLIDKTLQVCGERAFRKKAILTRLAQGCARIATVGLLRPNPWHLSAPEPFLQLPLHYAYAYGGQCRIEADDCTAAQHDSCQTNPLGRGFARHWYLDAKQIDEVPAPRITDASLPCTAAQFWQGAGGKELPAPAGLAAIGRGWLPRRALAGSIVVKDKWDADEVPALPEDFDFAYWNSTPPDQQCPHLAGREQFTLTNLCRHDHRSARIDPLGNTVLRFALPQQVLCLLLADKNDQLLVWRLAIDTVLIDPEAASVELVWRAVVPADAGQVASRLLHAMEPAQIARIELLEQAQEALGKAAGQGKDK, encoded by the coding sequence ATGAACGACGCCGGCACAGCCCATTTCAATATCCCCAACCTGCTCTTCGACAACCGCACGCCGCACGCGGCCAGCCAGTTCGACATGGTCGACCAATTCGGCGAGGCCTTTCATGTGGTGGTAGCGCGCATGGGCTACACCTTGGGCCCCTGCGGCGCGGACGGCCTGGCCAGCCTGCTGCCCATGGCGCGCCAGTCGCCGCTGGCCACGGAAGACCGGCACCTGGATGGCGACACGCAGGCGGGCACGGTGCAGGAGAGCGACTTCGCGCCCTATAAACCGCGCTGCGACGTGATCGTCAATGGCGTGGCGCACGCGCCGCGCGGGCAGGCGATGCCGCAATTTCTCGTCAACCTGAAGGTGCGGTCAGAAAAGAAGACCCTGATCGACAAGACCCTGCAAGTATGCGGCGAGCGCGCCTTCCGCAAGAAAGCCATCCTCACGCGCCTGGCGCAAGGCTGCGCCCGCATCGCCACCGTGGGCTTGCTGCGGCCCAATCCGTGGCACTTGTCGGCGCCAGAACCGTTCCTGCAATTGCCGCTGCACTACGCCTACGCGTATGGCGGCCAATGCCGCATCGAGGCCGATGACTGCACCGCGGCGCAACACGATTCTTGCCAGACCAATCCGCTGGGACGGGGTTTTGCGCGGCACTGGTACCTCGATGCGAAACAGATCGACGAGGTGCCAGCGCCCCGTATCACGGATGCATCTCTGCCATGCACGGCCGCCCAGTTCTGGCAAGGCGCGGGCGGCAAGGAGTTGCCCGCGCCGGCGGGGCTGGCCGCTATAGGCCGTGGCTGGCTGCCGCGCCGCGCGCTGGCAGGTAGCATCGTCGTCAAGGACAAATGGGATGCCGATGAAGTCCCCGCCCTGCCGGAAGATTTCGATTTCGCCTACTGGAACAGCACGCCCCCGGACCAGCAATGTCCGCACCTGGCGGGACGGGAGCAATTTACGCTGACCAACCTGTGCCGCCACGACCATCGCTCGGCCCGCATCGACCCGCTCGGCAACACGGTGCTGCGTTTCGCCCTGCCGCAACAGGTGCTGTGCCTGCTGCTGGCGGACAAGAACGACCAGTTACTCGTCTGGCGACTGGCCATCGATACGGTGTTGATCGATCCTGAGGCGGCCAGCGTGGAGCTGGTGTGGCGCGCCGTCGTGCCGGCCGACGCGGGCCAGGTCGCGTCGCGCCTGCTGCACGCGATGGAGCCGGCGCAGATCGCACGCATCGAACTGCTGGAACAGGCCCAGGAAGCACTGGGCAAGGCGGCCGGGCAAGGTAAAGACAAATGA